One genomic region from Rosa rugosa chromosome 1, drRosRugo1.1, whole genome shotgun sequence encodes:
- the LOC133724977 gene encoding organic cation/carnitine transporter 4 translates to MTSCDPGDRSSDLRAPLISAAKKSAAENEKEKLCIDDMLQKYCGEFGPWQVWHFVLTSLAWALEAFHTMVMIFADREPSWRCLDGYSGCDSNAPSVCGLTPGSWEWLGGPVSSTVAEWGLVCEEKYKVGLAQALFFGGCMIGAGVFGHFSDSFLGRKGSLTVVCVLNTIFGCLTAFSPNYWGYVVLRFFTGFSTGGVGLCAFVLATEPVGPTKRGAAGMSTFYFFSTGIALLAGIAYIYPSWRELYIASSIPSFLFLVAVLPFLSESPRWYLVRGRVNEATKLMRAIAKSNGKHLPNGVVLTLDEDTNDTDHHHETCVSSNDKEAISGSLIDVIKSPMTRIRLFLAVAINFLCSVVYYGLSLNVVNLDTNLYLNVLLNAVAEMPAFTITAILLDKYGRKPLAIGTLWFSGIFCLVGSLMKSIGIWKVVRMVCGILGIFGMAGTYNLLFIYTMELFPTVVRNAALGCATQAAQMGAILAPFVVVLGGGLPFAVFAACGIAGGVFAFYLPETLNKPLYDTMAGMEDGVP, encoded by the exons ATGACTTCATGTGATCCGGGGGACCGGAGTTCCGATCTCCGGGCACCCCTCATCTCTGCCGCAAAGAAATCCGCAGCAGAGAACGAAAAGGAGAAGCTATGCATCGACGACATGCTCCAAAAGTATTGCGGCGAGTTCGGGCCGTGGCAGGTTTGGCACTTCGTGCTGACCAGCTTGGCTTGGGCTCTGGAGGCGTTTCACACCATGGTCATGATCTTCGCGGACCGTGAACCGAGCTGGAGATGTCTGGATGGGTATTCGGGGTGTGATTCTAACGCGCCGAGCGTCTGTGGGCTCACACCGGGCTCGTGGGAGTGGCTCGGTGGTCCGGTGAGTTCAACGGTGGCGGAATGGGGTCTGGTTTGTGAAGAGAAGTACAAAGTTGGGTTGGCTCAGGCCTTGTTCTTCGGCGGCTGTATGATTG GTGCGGGAGTTTTTGGGCATTTTTCAGACTCATTCCTTGGAAGAAAAGGCTCCTTAACGGTAGTATGCGTATTAAACACCATCTTTGGTTGCTTAACGGCATTCTCCCCAAACTACTGGGGCTACGTCGTCCTCCGTTTCTTCACCGGCTTCAGCACCGGTGGCGTAGGACTCTGCGCCTTTGTCCTCGCAACTGAACCTGTAGGCCCTACAAAGCGAGGGGCAGCAGGAATGTCCACATTCTACTTCTTCTCAACCGGCATCGCACTACTTGCAGGCATAGCCTACATTTACCCATCATGGCGCGAACTCTACATTGCCTCTTCGATCCCCTCCTTCCTATTCCTCGTCGCAGTCCTTCCCTTCCTCTCGGAGTCCCCGAGGTGGTACCTTGTACGAGGCAGAGTCAACGAGGCCACAAAACTCATGCGTGCCATCGCCAAGTCAAATGGAAAACACCTCCCCAATGGAGTCGTCCTAACCCTAGACGAAGACACAAACGATACAGATCACCACCATGAAACTTGCGTGAGCTCCAATGACAAAGAAGCCATAAGTGGTTCCCTCATTGATGTGATCAAGTCACCAATGACTAGAATCCGGTTGTTTCTAGCGGTTGCCATAAACTTCTTGTGCTCAGTTGTGTACTACGGCCTGAGCTTGAACGTTGTCAACCTAGACACCAACCTCTATCTCAATGTACTGCTCAATGCGGTTGCAGAAATGCCAGCATTTACAATCACGGCGATATTACTCGATAAGTACGGAAGGAAGCCACTGGCCATCGGGACGCTGTGGTTTAGTGGAATTTTCTGCCTTGTTGGGAGCTTGATGAAGAGCATTGGGATTTGGAAAGTTGTGAGAATGGTGTGTGGGATTTTAGGGATATTTGGAATGGCAGGGACTTACAATTTGTTGTTTATTTACACCATGGAGTTGTTTCCTACCGTCGTTAGGAATGCGGCTCTCGGTTGTGCAACACAGGCGGCGCAAATGGGGGCGATTCTTGCACCATTCGTGGTGGTTTTGGGGGGCGGTTTGCCATTTGCGGTGTTCGCAGCGTGTGGGATTGCAGGGGGAGTGTTTGCATTTTATCTGCCGGAGACGTTGAATAAGCCTTTGTATGATACGATGGCTGGGATGGAAGATGGAGTACCCTAG
- the LOC133724978 gene encoding uncharacterized protein LOC133724978, with the protein MIPHSVVNASSKVCEFQKPYVDRELVSGVGSAAALNSIQQDGELDSNINRPQLIDNFTGDGGSTPMSWSTLDDVEIVINNNLLISGGQEDHPERLDGSCLTLGIGCQSNDLSGRNVGYDSERAVLPQSNIVHSQNANRSLHHFPKVAAGFSCVQNNMGQVEKQQQFLVPGNMNVYLGVEGNCDERSLYFDPNNGIQGYPAVPILPVGNSLARLPDSGLSKVNELPLSSCLNTSTCLPLSDQSQNHHMESGTRNAYLHNQSGKPFTANEGIAAQVAERGLFPEEFRFSQLASNPYQPEVVSAVLSSTDHPGFVITGQELPTTKVNRAIQPPRAFVGTSVKRGAAEISACSYQAQPTFAGEEIPATKVSKTSQCSRAFVGTSVKRGAAETFTGTSHADPSKARRTQYSTGLSAEAPFLEVSSLQILSQDASFSSRDHTSPSLLHQAKSTPLNQPQSQTRSDLPPDVKGLPSLTLNAPSLQLQAKSAPSLPPFPQTASYLSPEVRCNPSLSSLSQTSPSLPLQAKSTPLLPFLFQTTSSLAPQVKGISSLPSLSQTAPSIQTQAKSIPSLPPTTSSIPTKTRRNVLLRHQSQTAHSLLPQAKTTTSLPLPYLTVPSLLPITSTTSPPTLSQNGPSCPPQPQNASPLPSQKTTGRPLPPKSLRGSSLPQKPRTALPLRSHIPSSLSSKFSAPPPIPPQPQTASPVPRKYIASPFSPQTTLPVTQKVNAPPLPPQHQTDPVLHIKWNAADETQLIGHKCLICKRDLAFTPDGPVSVPPIAPIVAVLPCGHTFHDHCLQLITPEDENKSPPCIPCAIGES; encoded by the exons ATGATTCCTCATAGTGTGGTCAATGCTTCCTCCAAAGTCTGCGAGTTTCAAAAGCCTTATGTTGATAGGGAATTGGTATCTGGTGTAGGTTCAGCTGCAGCCTTAAATAGTATTCAGCAGGATGGAGAGTTAGATAGTAATATAAACAGGCCTCAGCTAATTGATAACTTCACTGGTGATGGAGGTAGCACCCCTATGTCATGGTCCACATTAGATGATGTAGAAATTGTGATAAATAACAATCTCTTGATTAGTGGAGGTCAAGAGGACCATCCAGAAAGGCTTGACGGGAGTTGCCTAACCCTTGGAATTGGATGCCAGTCAAATGATTTATCGGGAAGAAATGTTGGTTATGATTCTGAAAGGGCTGTCCTTCCTCAGTCGAACATAGTTCACAGTCAAAACGCCAACAGAAGTTTGCATCATTTCCCTAAAGTAGCTGCTGGTTTTTCTTGCGTTCAGAACAAT ATGGGGCAAGTTGAGAAGCAGCAACAATTTCTTGTGCCGGGAAACATGAATGTCTATCTTGGAGTTGAAGGGAACTGCGATGAAAGATCTTTATATTTTGATCCTAATAACGGTATTCAGGGCTACCCAGCTGTGCCTATTCTACCAGTTGGTAATAGCCTAGCGAGGTTGCCTGATTCTGGACTGAGCAAGGTGAATGAGTTGCCATTGTCATCTTGTCTGAATACGAGTACTTGTCTACCACTGTCTGACCAATCACAAAATCATCATATGGAATCAGGCACAAGAAATGCTTACTTGCACAATCAATCCG GGAAGCCTTTCACAGCTAATGAGGGTATTGCTGCACAAGTTGCTGAAAGAGGTCTTTTTCCAGAAGAATTCAGGTTCAGCCAGCTAGCTA GTAATCCTTATCAACCTGAAGTCGTTAGTGCTGTTCTTTCTTCTACAGACCATCCTGGATTTGTGATAACCG GTCAAGAACTTCCAACTACCAAAGTTAATAGAGCTATTCAACCTCCTAGAGCTTTTGTTGGAACATCTGTTAAGAGGGGTGCAGCTGAAATCTCAGCATGTAGTTACCAAGCTCAACCCACATTTGCAGGTGAAGAAATTCCAGCTACCAAGGTTAGTAAGACTTCTCAGTGTTCGAGGGCTTTTGTTGGAACATCTGTTAAGAGGGGTGCAGCAGAAACATTCACAGGTACTTCCCATGCTGATCCCAGCAAGGCAAGAAGAACTCAATATTCCACTGGTCTATCTGCCGAAGCTCCATTCCTGGAAGTTTCTTCACTCCAAATCTTATCCCAGGATGCTTCTTTCTCAAGTCGAGATCATACTTCTCCATCTCTCCTACACCAGGCCAAAAGCACACCACTGAACCAGCCCCAATCCCAGACCAGGTCTGATCTTCCGCCTGATGTCAAAGGTCTCCCATCCCTGACCCTGAATGCTCCCTCTCTCCAACTCCAAGCCAAGAGTGCTCCATCATTGCCTCCTTTTCCCCAGACCGCTTCATATCTCTCACCTGAAGTCAGATGTAATCCATCACTGTCATCGCTATCCCAGACTTCACCCTCTCTCCCACTCCAAGCTAAAAGTACTCCATTACTCCCATTCCTATTCCAGACTACTTCGTCTCTCGCACCTCAAGTCAAAGGCATTTCATCACTTCCATCCCTATCCCAGACTGCTCCTTCCATCCAAACCCAAGCCAAGAGTATACCCTCATTACCACCCACAACCTCTTCTATACCAACCAAAACAAGAAGGAATGTATTACTTCGACACCAATCCCAGACGGCTCACTCTCTCCTACCCCAAGCCAAAACTACTACATCACTCCCGCTTCCATATTTGACGGTTCCATCTCTTTTACCCATCACCAGTACTACATCACCCCCAACCTTATCCCAGAATGGTCCCTCTTGCCCACCTCAGCCCCAAAATGCTTCTCCACTTCCATCACAAAAGACAACTGGCCGACCACTGCCACCAAAATCCTTGAGAGGTTCATCTCTTCCACAAAAACCTCGGACTGCTTTGCCACTCAGGTCTCATATTCCTTCATCACTGTCATCAAAATTTAGTGCTCCACCACCAATCCCACCCCAACCTCAGACTGCTTCCCCAGTTCCACGGAAATATATAGCTTCACCTTTCTCACCCCAGACTACTCTACCAGTCACACAAAAAGTTAATGCTCCACCTCTGCCACCTCAACACCAGACTGATCCAGTACTCCATATAAAATGGAATG CTGCTGATGAAACTCAACTAATTGGGCACAAGTGCTTGATATGCAAGAGGGATCTTGCCTTCACACCAGACGGCCCTGTTTCTGTGCCACCTATTGCACCAATTGTTGCTGTTCTACCGTGTGGCCACACCTTCCATGACCATTGCTTGCAGCTCATCACCCCGGAAGATGAAAATAAAAGTCCTCCATGCATTCCTTGTGCCATTGGCGAGAGTTGA